The region AGCCAACACCGACAGTGTTGCCGAAAGAACGCTGAAGACCTCGGTGACTATTTCATACACTGCCGCAGAACTCCTCAAGCAAGCAAGGAGCCATAACGCTCCGAACTTACCTGACGAAACAGTTGCCTCAACGTAACTTCCCTCAACCCTTCCCTTCTATAAAAAGGAGATTCAAATGGCTCTAATCACTTGGTCTAACGCACTTTCCACAGGCATCAGCGAACAAGATACGCAGCACAAGAAACTCATTGACCTGATCAACCAGCTCAACGATGCCATGCAGGCGGGCAAAGGGGCAGATGCGATGGGGAAGGTTCTTACTGAACTCGTGAATTACACGGTATATCACTTCGGTTATGAAGAGAAACTGATGGCGCAGCACAAATATGAAGATACACCCGCACACAAGGCCGAGCACGTCAAATTCGTTCAGACCGCAGGCGACTTCAAGAAGAAATTTGATGCCGGAAGCGCCGTCGTCTCGGTCGAGATCATGAACTTCCTGCGCGACTGGCTAACAAACCATATTATGAAAACCGACAAGAAACTCGGGCAATCGCTCGGCAAGCTTGGCGTCAAATAGCGAGAACGATATCGGCAAACTGCAATATTTTTAATCTAAATAAATTGGCACCTTTTCAAAGGTGCCAATTTATTGATACGCAAAAGCATCTGGCAAACATTAGAGATTCCTTGATATCAAGTGTCGAATTGCTGAAAAATGAATAAATCGAACTCGTTGTAGTTGATTCGAGCGCAGAATGGCGGTCGTAAAATACGTATAACCAGGCAATGATACTTTCAGACAGAGTCAACACCTACGGACAGGACCTGCTTCGCCGCCATGGCGAACGTGTCCACAAGATCGCGCTGGATGCCGGGTTCACCTGCCCCAACCGGGACGGCACCAAAGGACGCGGTGGATGTTCCTTCTGCAACAACGTTTCTTTCAGCCCTGATGCCGACGCTCGTCTCGAACTCGCAGCCCAGATATCCAAGGCGCGCCGTGCCATCGCCAAGCGAACGCGCGCCCAAAAATTCATCGCGTATTTTCAGGCCTACACCAACACCTACGACAAAGTCGAAGCACTGGAAGCACTTTATCGCGAAGCGCTAAATGAACCGGACATGATCGGAATTGCCGTGGGAACACGCCCGGACTGCGTTTCATCCGACGTGCTGAACTTGCTCGAGCGTTTTCGCGATCAGGGGCTGGAAGTGTGGCTGGAGCTGGGACTCCAGTCCTCCTTTGACGAAACCCTGGAACGCGTCAACCGCGGCCATACTTTTGCCGAATACCGGGCAACCGCAAGGGCAACGCGCCAGCGCGGTATTCCTTTATGTACCCATCTGATCGTCGGCCTGCCGGGTGAAACCGAAGCGCATTGCCATATCACCTTGGACAAAGTGCTGGATATCGGCGTGGACGGGCTCAAGCTTCATCCTTTGCACATCGTGAAGCACACGCTGCTGGCACATCAGTGGCGGCAGGGCGAATATCACCCTCTGACCCGGGATGAATACATCGGTATGGCGGCCAACCTGATCGAACGCACACCCGAAAACATCGTCTACCACCGTGTAACGGCGACGGCATCGCGGGATGTTTTGCTGGCGCCAGTCTGGTGTGCGGAAAAATGGAATGTGCTGAACGGAATCGAATTCGAGTTGCGGCAACGCGGCACCCGCCAGGGCTGCCAAGCTGCTACCGCTTATGCAACAGAAAAATTAAGGCATGCTGCCTGATCACTTCGCCTTGTCTGGCGACTGCTAGCCGAATAACCGCTGTTGCGTCGGCTCGCGCCCTGTCCTGCCCAGCTCTTCAAGCGCGAGGCGTGCAGCGTCGGTAATGCCATGTTGTTTGCCCAGTTCAAGCAATTTGGCGACCGCACGTTCAAACGGATAATCCGCGTCCGACCACTCTTCCACCAATTCTTTGGCGGTGAGCTTGGTCAGTTTGAGCACCCCGGATTTCACGCGTACCAGATGCGCACAAGTTCGGCCTTTTTTCGCCACGATCGCGATGTGCCGTTGCCGATCCATCAATACCTGACCGCACGTCACATGCAATGCAGGTGCGATGAAATCGACGGTACTGCAATCTGCCGGATCTTTGGCCATGCGTTTATTTTCCTGACTATTCAGCCTGCTTGCGCGTCTTCTTCTCCGACGCCAATGGATATTTGCAGCGTTCGGCATGAACGCGCGCGACATTGTTCACTCCTTCAGTCTGTTCGTCAAAAGTGATCCGGCTCCCACTTCTCAAAATCTTATGCAACTACTTGCTTTGGCAGCTTTGTTCCGGAACAGCTACGGACAGGCAAAGATATGGTTTACGCTTCCTGCGCTAAGAATGCCCATTGTCGATACATTGGCTCTGCTGCAAATTTATAAATAAAAATATAATTTTCACAAATCGAATGAAGATGTAGCATTTAAGTCAACTTTTTTTGCAGCAAGTCGTTAATAGTCATTATTCAACTCGACAATTGCTACAGGATTGTTTTTTTGAATAGCGGGAGCGGTAAAGCACAAGTCTATAAATCTAATATGGAGAACAAGTGATTATGAAATCTATCATCTTTAGCTTGATTACAGCAGGGGGCCTGATGGTTGCCGGTAGCGCTATGGCGATTGATATGCCGCCATTGGCCAAGAAAGACGGCTGCACCGCTTGCCACGCAATCGACCACAAGGTGGTTGGTCCGGCTTGGGTGGATGTGGCCAAAAAGTACAAAGGGGTAACCAAATACAAATATTCGAACAATGGATCGGCCGCACCAGATGCCAAGGAATATCCGCTGGTTGAAGGCCTGATGATGAAAGTTTCCAAGGGCGGTCACGGCAACTGGGGAACTGCTGCAATGATTCCCAACGATCCGGCCGGCAAAAAACAAGCCGACATCAAGGAATTGGTTGAATTTGAATTGAGCCTGGCGAAGTAATCGCTTCAGGGCAATGATATCGGCGGGGTCTGTGCGAACAGACCCCGTTTTATTTTTGAAGGCGAGAATATAAAGCCACAGCGGCGTAGCGTCTTGTTCACGCCTGTTCGAGACGTACCAATGTGCGCCGATAGACTTTGACGGCAGTAAAGAGAGCGTATCCGAGCACAATGCCCTGCAACAGCAAACCCAGCGCCAGCAGCCAGACTGCCGTCATCCACCAGGGCGCAAACAGCGCCGCCAACAAGGTGCCCAGATGCAGCCACCAATGCCTCCACATCCAGCGTTCCGGAATGATCTCCTTCATATTGGGAATGCCGACCTTTACCCCTCCACGGAACAAATGGAACCACACCAGAAACGGAATGATCTTGTACAACATGCCGTGCATCACCGACATGGCAAAACCGAGCAGAAAAATCACCACAATCAACATTTCCAGACGATCGACCACCTGCATCAGCAGCGTCGCCATTGCAAGCAACGCTGAACACAACAACGCCACCATCCCCAATCGGAAAAAACTCAGTGTGGCATCGGCAACGCGGCGGCGACGCCTGCTTTGCACGCTGAGCGTGGCTACAGCAAAACAGCCTGCCAGAACCCAGAACATGCCCTGCGCAGCCACAACCGGCCAATGCGTTTCAGGTTGGAACAATAGAAATAATTCATTCAATAGCAGCGAGACGAAGATGGCCGGTGCCAGCGTGACGGTCAGCCATTTCGGATAGTTCGGCGTGAGCTGGAACATCGGCACGACCTGGTAAGAGACTCCGACGATCAGGAGCAGCACCCAGCCGCCCAGCATCAGCGAAACATGTGCCGATGCCAATTTGCCGACATTTGGCAGCACTGTACCGGTGGCATAACCGTGTGCAAGCAGTGCGCCCAGAGTCAGGCCAACCGCAAGCGCGCAGACGGACAGCTGCAGCGCGGTCCTTGTGGCATTGCGTGCCGACGAGCGCGCCAGACTGATCAGGCTGGCACCGATGAATGTCAGAAATGCCAGCAGCAATAGCGGCCACGCAAGATTGAGCAATGACGGCAGTCCCAGCACAAATCCGGCAGGCAGCAGCAACGCGCCCGATACCAGCGCCAGGAAGATGAGCCATGCGGTCAGCCGCGATGCCGGCATCGAGCTGCCGATCACCACCGGCAATATCTGCTGCATGGCTCCCACCATAATATTTGCCATGAAACCCAGCGTGATGCAGTGCGTCGCGGCCAGCAATGCGGGCATGTGCGGATCGGAAAAGGGGTTGTCTGTGCCGGACAGCAGGATCAGGGCGGCCAGCACCAGGAACAACGGGGCAACCGCAAAGAAACGCAGCGGCACGGAAATCGGCGGCGCCTGTTCTGTGTTGAGCGAAACGGTTTTCATGCGTTGCGGCTGATGCGAATCGTGTAGCTGCCGTCTGCCAAAGGCGTGGTTTGCCAGATATAGCCGCTGTCTTGCAGCACCCCGTATAAGGGGTAAGGTTCGCGATGAATATGCACCTGCAATGCGGCTTCGTCCGGGAGCGATGCCAATGCGCTCATGATCCGCTCGAAAGGCTCGGGTGGCGGCAATCCGCACACATCCAGTTCATATTCCACGTGCGCGCACGACCATCAAACTGCCTGCATGCGGCCCAGCAATGCTTCCCGCTGTGCAGCCAGGAAACGATCTGCCATGGGATAGAGTATCTGCTCTTCCTTGAGATTGTGCTGCTGCATCACGATCAGCAACGTCTCCGACAGGCCACCGTATTCACGGGCATCGTGGCGCGCCACGGTATCGGCCATTTGTTCGATCAACGCATTCATCTGCACGTGTTCCATGCGCATCATCTGCACCGGACCGGCGGGGCCGTTAGCCGCGATCAGTGTCGTAAACAGTTCGTCTTCTTCCATGCGGAAGTGTCTGGCCATGCCGGTGCGAAAATGATTGAACATGGCTTCAGCCTCGTTCCAGTTGTTGTCCAACGCAGCTTGTTCTGCAACGGCAAACGCCTCGTCGCAGGCAAGGTGGTCGGCACTCATGAAATCGGCAATGGTTGGCATTTCAATATCCCCCAAAAAATAATAGTTGGCTTTCGTCGTTGCACTGGCGACAGAAACAGCAACTACTTGCATCATATATTAATACATGTATCATTGATACATGTTATAAAAAGATTGGCGATTCCGGCCTGAAAGGCGAGCATGAAACTGACCCAGTATTCCGACCTTGGTTTGCGGCTGATGATGTATTTGGCGCACCGTTACGGCGAACCGGTCACGATCCAGGAAATGAGCGACCGGTTTGCGGTTTCCAAGAACCATATGGTCAAGATATCCCATCAATTGACCCATTCCGGACTGATCGAAAGCACGCGTGGCCGCAACGGAGGCGTGAGTCTGGCGCTGCCCCCGTCCAGCATCAGCGTCGAACAGGTATTGCGCGTAACCGAGGATAACTTCGACCTGGTCGAGTGTTTCACTGCCGCGCAGAATCATTGTGTTTTGTCCGATGCATGCAAATTGAGCGGAGTACTGGACACCGCGCTCGCAGCCTTTTTCTCGGTGCTGCGCGAAACCACATTGGCCGATCTGGTCAAGAACAAAAAAGCGATTGAGAAGACGTTGCTGCCGCTGCCAAGGGAAGTTCTTTTTAGTTCACGCACACCGACGAGGAGGAAACATGCAGACACCAGACATTGATGAAGAGGGCTACCTGGTCGAACCGTTGACCTGGAATGAAGAGATCGCCGAACGGTTCGCCAATCAGGAAAATATTCAACTCACCGAAGATCATTGGGATGCGATTCGTTTCATGCGCCAATATTATGCAGAACATCAGGTCGCGCCCGATGTCCGGCATGTGACGAAGCATCTGTCCGTGCGGCTGGGCCCCGCTTCCCGCAACGCAGTATTCGAGCTATTCCCTTACGGATATGTAAAGCAGGCCTG is a window of Sideroxydans sp. CL21 DNA encoding:
- a CDS encoding cytochrome C, yielding MKSIIFSLITAGGLMVAGSAMAIDMPPLAKKDGCTACHAIDHKVVGPAWVDVAKKYKGVTKYKYSNNGSAAPDAKEYPLVEGLMMKVSKGGHGNWGTAAMIPNDPAGKKQADIKELVEFELSLAK
- a CDS encoding TIGR01212 family radical SAM protein (This family includes YhcC from E. coli K-12, an uncharacterized radical SAM protein.); this encodes MILSDRVNTYGQDLLRRHGERVHKIALDAGFTCPNRDGTKGRGGCSFCNNVSFSPDADARLELAAQISKARRAIAKRTRAQKFIAYFQAYTNTYDKVEALEALYREALNEPDMIGIAVGTRPDCVSSDVLNLLERFRDQGLEVWLELGLQSSFDETLERVNRGHTFAEYRATARATRQRGIPLCTHLIVGLPGETEAHCHITLDKVLDIGVDGLKLHPLHIVKHTLLAHQWRQGEYHPLTRDEYIGMAANLIERTPENIVYHRVTATASRDVLLAPVWCAEKWNVLNGIEFELRQRGTRQGCQAATAYATEKLRHAA
- a CDS encoding Rrf2 family transcriptional regulator, with amino-acid sequence MKLTQYSDLGLRLMMYLAHRYGEPVTIQEMSDRFAVSKNHMVKISHQLTHSGLIESTRGRNGGVSLALPPSSISVEQVLRVTEDNFDLVECFTAAQNHCVLSDACKLSGVLDTALAAFFSVLRETTLADLVKNKKAIEKTLLPLPREVLFSSRTPTRRKHADTRH
- a CDS encoding TusE/DsrC/DsvC family sulfur relay protein produces the protein MQTPDIDEEGYLVEPLTWNEEIAERFANQENIQLTEDHWDAIRFMRQYYAEHQVAPDVRHVTKHLSVRLGPASRNAVFELFPYGYVKQACKIAGMKRPRAWSTG
- a CDS encoding DUF2249 domain-containing protein, with product MEYELDVCGLPPPEPFERIMSALASLPDEAALQVHIHREPYPLYGVLQDSGYIWQTTPLADGSYTIRISRNA
- a CDS encoding hemerythrin domain-containing protein — translated: MPTIADFMSADHLACDEAFAVAEQAALDNNWNEAEAMFNHFRTGMARHFRMEEDELFTTLIAANGPAGPVQMMRMEHVQMNALIEQMADTVARHDAREYGGLSETLLIVMQQHNLKEEQILYPMADRFLAAQREALLGRMQAV
- a CDS encoding bacteriohemerythrin, whose product is MALITWSNALSTGISEQDTQHKKLIDLINQLNDAMQAGKGADAMGKVLTELVNYTVYHFGYEEKLMAQHKYEDTPAHKAEHVKFVQTAGDFKKKFDAGSAVVSVEIMNFLRDWLTNHIMKTDKKLGQSLGKLGVK